Within Cucumis melo cultivar AY chromosome 4, USDA_Cmelo_AY_1.0, whole genome shotgun sequence, the genomic segment TTGGTGACAGCCCAACTCATAGAGTTAGGACTGGGATTGGAGGCATCGAACAAGCCATTCATTTGGTCAATAAGAAAAGCAAATCTCACAGAAGAACTAATGAAATGGCTGGAGGAATATGATTTGGAAGGGAAAACCAAAGGCAGAGGATTAGTGATTCGTGGATGGGCTCCGCAAGTTCTAATACTAACCCACTCTTCAATTGGGTGTTTCTTGACGCACTGCGGTTGGAATTCGAGCATTGAAGGGATATCGGCGGGGGTTCCAATGATCACTTGGCCGTTGTTTGGGgatcaaatattcaattataaGCTAATTGTAGATGTTCTGAAAGTGGGTGTGAGTGTAGGGGTGGAAACGCTTGTAAATTGGggagaagaagatgagaaaGGGGTGTTGGTGAAGAGAGAGAAGGTGAAAGAAGCCATAGAAATGGTGTTGGAAggagagaagagagaagagatGAGAGAGAGAAGCAAGAAACTTGCAGAAATGGCAAAGAGAGCTATGGAAGAAGGAGGATCGTCTTACAAAGATATAACGATGGTGATTGAAGATATCATTGCTAACAGAGAAAGTTCACAGAACGGAAGATGTTGATGATTTTCTGATGCTCAAATGGGGGATTTTTCTGTTTGATTCATTGTTCAAGGCTTCAATTCTCGCAGATTTATTCGTTTGAATTGGCCATTCTTGAGTTAACTTTCATGTTGAAATTGCAATTTGATGCGGATTTGGAAAATAAGTATGCATTACTTTTGTTGGTTACTCTGCTCCACCCCTTCAACTAATCTATATTACAATCGATTCCTTTTGCTAATTTCTAAACCCTGCGGTGTGAAACTAACAAAATCTTTCGATCATGAAATAAGAGTAATTCTTACAAAATTTTactgaattattattattattattattattttgagtgccaataaaagaaatttatttacttgtttaaaatattttattttattgagttGGAAGAGAGGTTAACTAAAGTTTACAACACTGACCAAAGCACATGCCCCTGCTGCCTATGCCATGTGAAAGTATATCACCTTTATCTAATAAGACAACTTCtgaaaaaataagtaaaaatacaTATATGAGGATGAAAAAACACAACTCTGTAACactatttctaataatatcataGTAATAAATACTCTAATACTTATTTGGTATTATAATAAATAActtaactttattttattaaataaagaaGACTCTTTAAACATGGAAAAATCGTTCacattatttataaattataataaaattttatacattTCTTAGATCTAATCGAAGTTTTTTAGCATTTTTCAATGAGACAAattgatataaatttattattatagaTGTTGATGTAAGCTGTTATGAATAGATGTTTTGATAAACATCTTTAATATCTATCAACATATACTATTAACATTTCTTTAATactatttatctttatttttattggtaattagagatgttatttaattaagaCTATTCATCGgttattaaataattaacttAATTTACATTGATTGTGGCTAGTGTAGTAATtaacaaaaatacaaaaaaaaaacgaaagaaaaataataaaagtgtTGGCACCATTTTGTTAGGTTAATTAAAGTAAACTTTgcttttaaaataaacatttaaaACCCAAGTCCAAATTGCAGATACCAATTAAAGATCGATATTGAAAGTTTACAAATTTGGTTcatataatttgaaaaagaacgtctcaatttaatttcaataattttaattaaaattagaatCTAGTCCTTTTAGTTAAATAAAATTCTATGAATATTATCTTAAAACTTGTTCTATTGGAGGCCTCTCAATTCACAATAAAAACTTTTTTCTcaataattttgtattttattgaGCAATAAATATTGACCATGGATTTGAACCTGAAGCCTATTTTAGAGataattattaatataacaattaaatttaaatattaatatgtatagcgatatttaaaatatatatatatataaatataataaaattcatcAAAGTCTATTAATGATTTCTTATTAATAGATCATATTGAAAAAGTTGATTTATTATTAATAGACCATAAGAATCTATAGGTAATAGActtctaaaattttataattattttaaaaatatatttttattattttcatgtTTCAATGTTCATTCCAAGACTACAGTTCAAATCTAGCATTCAAGTGAgtatatatgaaaaattatGAGTAATATTGCTAACATTTGAATTAGCCCCAAATACAGTTTACTTAAGAACCGAAGTTCAAAGTGTTGTCTTTTTTAAAAACCCCAAAAGCATTAGGGAGGACAATCTGtgaaaataatttagaaaagaGGCCGGTAAAATCAACCAATTTATGGACTACTTTGTTTGAAACGTGGAACTAactaactaaaattaaaatagttgTTGTTCCTCTAACTCTAATTATTATATAACTTAATTTGACAACCACAaatggaaaagaagaagaagggaaaagaaaaacgaaactctccaaaaaaaaaacttggaGAATACCACCCTCATCCTCCTCCTACAATGATTTGTGGATTACTGCCAAGTTGTGCTTTGTCCGTTAGGCTTTTAATTGGTATGAACattccgatgagaagaaaacaAATCCATACTTTGTCATCGTTGCAATTAAAATCCAACTTTGGCAATACGCATAACTCAATTTGGAATAACCCAAAAATGCTGATGCAAGCCCTGACCTCACGCTCTTTTTAATCTGAAGCAGAGGTAAAGATAATACACCTAATTATATCTTCCTCTTAAATCTTCTcgacaagaaaaaaaaagaaacatagcAATGAAATAATAAGACGAATACCAAATTGCTATTTTAATAGAAATTATTTGGATgcatcacaaaaaaaaaaagaaaaaaagggattaaaatagttttaaattatGATGTAGCAATTTTGATAGGATGATGGGGAAAAGTTGAGCTTGGGATGCACGTATTTTACTCTGATGAAAGTTCCAAGAAAAAGAGTTGACTAATCATCAACAGCCTTATAAGTTCTTAACTAAGACGTGGCAGTGAACACCACCTTGTGCGTCTATTGAGCTGCCTCTCCCATGGATTCTCACACCCATGGAACACCTCattttcttctcttccctttcaTGGCACAAGGCCATATGATCCCCATGATTGACCTCGCCAAGCTTCTAGCTTGCCGTGGAGCCATTATCACTATCGTCACCACTCCTCTCAACTCTGCTCGCTTCCACTCTGTTCTCACTCGCGCCATTGATTCCGGCCATCAAATCCATGTCCATGAACTTCAATTCCCAAGCCACCAAGAAACCGGCCTCCCAGAAGGTTGCGAGAATGTCGACTTGCTACCTTCACTTGCTTCCTTATCCCAATTCTACCAAGCTATCAGTCTCCTTCACCAACCATCGGAAAAGTTGTTCGAACAACTCACCCCTCGTCCCAATTGCATCATCTCCGACATGTGTATCCCTTGGACTTTCGAAATTTCTCAGAAATTCCACGTCCCCAGACTCGTTTTCTACAGTTTAAGCTGCTTCTTCCTTCTCTGCATGCGGAGTTTAACCACTAACTTTGAATTTCTGAAATCTATGCCTGATTCCGAATTTCTGACTTTACCAGGCTTGCCTTCTCACGTTAAGTTTCGCAGGTCAAAGATCTTTACATCCACCGATGATTACTTGATCCAATTTAGTTTAAGAATGTGGGAGGCTGATCGACAATCGTACGGCGTAATTGTAAATGTGTTTGAAGAAATGGAGCCAGAGCATGTAACGGAGTATATAAAAGGAAGAGAATCCCCTGAAAAAGTATGGTGCGTTGGTCCTCTTTCACTTTCCAACGACAACGAACTCGACAAAGCCGAAAGAGGCAACAAAGCCATAATCGACGGCCACGAATGCATCAAATGGATGGACGAACAGAAACCATCGTCCGTGGTTTATGTGTCATTAGGAAGTCTATGTAATCTGTGTACAGAGCAAATCAAAGAGCTGGGATTAGGATTGGAGGCATCGAACAAACCATTCATTTGGGTGATAAGAAAAGCAAATCTGACCGAAGAGCTACTGAAATGGATGGATGAATATGAATTCGAGGAGAAAACAAAAGGGCGTGGGTTAGTGATACGTGGATGGGCACCCCAAGTTCTGATACTTTCGCACTCTGCAATTGGGTGCTTCTTGACACATTGTGGATGGAATTCAAGCGTTGAAGGGATATCCGCAGGGGTGCCGATGATCACATGGCCGTTGTTTGCAGATCAATTGTACAATCATAAGTTCATCGTGGAGATATTGAAGGTGGGTGTGAGTGTTGGAGAGGAAACAGAGGGAGACTTGGGAGGTGTGGGAAAGGTAGTGGTGAAGAGGGAGAAAGTGAAGGAAGCCATTGAAATGGTGATGGATGGAGATGATAGTGAAGAAATGAGAAAGAGATGTAAAGAGTATAGTGAGAAGGCGAAGAAGGCGGTGGAAGAAGGAGGTTCGTCTCATCGGAATCTGAATCGGCTAGTTGAAGATATTACCGCTCACGCCTTTGCCTATGGTAatgaaaatggaaatggaaGCTGCTGATGTGAATTTTTAGTCACGTCGTTTCCAACATAGGACCCATTGCATAAAATAGTTATTAGAATTAAGAATAAAGAATCTGAGTTTGTTTCATTCGTGTTAAGGTCCACCCGTCGAAATTGGGAGATATCTTTGTACTCTTTCCATAACTTTTGAACTAAGGATTAAGAATCAAGATAAAATAGgttaaatttatgtatatttagGTTGTGTGATTTTATTTAcacttatatatatacatattaaaaaaaagtttaggaTTTAAATAGTaaggaataaataaaatattttttatataatagtTATGATGTAAATTTATTAAACTCTAGCCTCAATTAACCTTTCTCTAGAAAGtacttttttaaatttaaccatgaaataatattttgtatcttaaaaaaaaaaagatatttatcTCTATCAAATACCACATTTTCTATGTTCAAAATTAAAAGtaagatatttaaaaaattgggCGAAAAGACTAAATAATCCAACCTAACTAATACTTGATATAACCTCATTTAGATTGAATTTGATTGAatcaaataaatgaaaattttaaaatgagtTGGTTTAAGTTTAACAAAAATAACCCATTCAAACTTAATATTAACCTTAAAACgtgtattttatttattttgattttatttaatctcacaattttatttattcaaaATTCTCACAATTACAATGAATTTCTACTAATATAGTAATGAATTTTAATTATGAATAATTGTGATTAATGTGATGGTGTCTATTACAAATTGAATGtaatcttaatttttaaaaatccaTCGGCgtttactaatttaatttaataaaaataatttttataatcttatatatttttaagTCAAATAAAATGTAGTAGTCAAATAACATGTTATAAAAATACTTAAAAACATCTTATATGAGTTGCTTTCTTAACTAAATCATTAATTACAAGTAGAAATGattactaaaataatttttaaagtCGATATATGATAAGTCCTTAAATATTACCAtcataacaaaatttattattaattagataTAAGGGATTGGTTCTTTCGAAaaccaattttgtttttatctcATAACTTATGCTAAAAAGAAAAGGCAATTTTAGCATGTATAAAAATAATGTGCAATGTttaataacttttaaaaaaacaaatcaaccAATTTACCAAAACATAAGCAAAATTGAACACTTATATATAAATACTAACTACACTTATAAATCAgataaaaatactaaaattcaTAACTTATAACATACTTATAAATTAAATTcacaaaaagaaatttaattttaatttctcttCAATAAATAACATATGAGaacatgaaagaaagaaaaaagctATCATTAATTACTAGATCAATATATcaattttctttaaagaaaaaaaatataaaaattccaaataataataatactaattatAAGCTACTCTAAATTCTATAAGTTGGGTTTGGCAATTAgctgaaaaaaataataatacatataattattattaccTCTTACAACTAACACATAGTTGTCTATGTAGTtatcttaatttaaaatatatttcacTTTGAAAAAGATAATATGTATAGTAATAGGCATTATTGGCCCTTTTAGtgctattttaaaaaattactaaaaatgtttaatttaaaaataataatgttaaattTCAACATTTCATTGTTGTTTTATAAAGTAATATTTTCTAATTcatatgaaaatatatattgacaagataattataatttatttttaataaaatccaAATTCAATAGTAGTAATAAAAAATTTGTCCATAGTTAATAATActtcatattttaaaaatattttatttttaataatttctatttatatataatgaaatttgaaattctTTATCACAAGAAAACACGTATCTACAAAACAATTATTATTGCATGTTTAGTCATTTGGCcaacataataaaataaattttctaagAAATGATGTATATCTATTAATCATATATAACacatatcattttatttttttgtttctttttgtatttttcatttttcttatataaataaaatatatatttgtctgttttttcaaatctcccgtttcatttcattttttttattaatttgtattaaaaaaaggaaaagtggTTGCCAAATGTACAAACTGGGTGTGAAGTGTCATAATACTAGATGTAACATTAGCAATGGTCAACTCAAAACAAATAACTGTGAGACATAGTCTTGTGTTTCGACCATGATAGGATTAATCTTAATTCTCTTTATGATTCTTTTTCGATAAAATTTCCcctaaaaaaatttatataacaTCATCGATATAAATTTGCAAATGTCGTCGttgagaaattaaaaaaattaggtTATCAAACTTTATGATTTcttgattaattaaattttttttgtttagttaATATTATacacatacacacatatataatattatatatataatattaaatatcaaTATCTTATATACAAAATACATATGTACATAATATATACACACATCTATATAATACACGCATTTTTACTTATTTTGATATTTAGTTACTTGATTTTATATCAAATATGATCCTATTAATTTTTTCTTATAGTCCGTAAGaccaaatatataaaatttattattaaattgaaaatatatattttatttatttcaatttttcttaATGTCACAATTTTATTTACTCGAAATTGtcataattataattaatttctactaatttaataataagttttagttataacaattgtgattaatataatattagtaaaaattgaatttaatcttaatttttaaaaattaatttgcttttacttatttaattaaatagaaataattattataatatcatatatttttaatataaataatatattataaaaaattttaaaaataataatttttttaataaaatcggtgaatataaatatttatataaaaaaattataattaaagtaaatttatttgaattttttttataataataataatactaattataaaacaatttaaatttcaaaaactgagtttgataattaactaaaaaaaaataatatatcttaTTATTACTTTTCACATTTAACATATAACTGTTTATGtcgttattttaattttaaataaatttaattttaaaaaaagattatataaaataatagttATTTTTCGTATAAAGTAATAGTTAAAAATATTACATAAAaacatattattaatttttttattttcatgatatgtgtattttaaatttttatcacaattatatatcatataaaaaaaatacttatcaagcaaattaaacatatatttttgtttaaaaaaattaatcattaatcgttaaaaaatgctaaattataatgttttattaattttttaataaattaataaaagttaatttatatgaaaatatatttgtttaattaaattcataatcaataatattataattttttaataattaactttagtttgaagaaaatattaaatatttttaaaatttgtttaaataatatataacatgtattatatttgtcatttttcttatataaataaacatgTGTTAGtatgttttttttaacatttttatttttatttaattaatttatttttattttttcacattttgatttttctatataaatttaAGTGTTCATCCAATTTATTAATTTGATGTGAAATGTCGTAGAATATATACATATTACATCCACATGATACGTATATAAATGTATATGATAAATATTTACATAgacatatatataaatgtattaatttatattatttagcCTAAATGTATATAAAcgataatttattaatttttatattttttaattgtaaaatGTATATAATGAATGTGAAATGTGATGATATCAAATGTAATACTATTATTGTTTAACTGATGGtaataaattataaaacatAATATTTTGTTTCGAGTATAATAGATTAAATCACATAAAATATCTTGATTATTATGTTACCACATTATCGATAAAGTTTTAtcaatattataattaaaaaataaaaaatttacgttattaaattaatttaattaacaaataattatatatatatttaattaattatgtaatatttatttacttaacATCATACACACctatgtatataatatatactttGTATATGTCTTGATACATGGTACATACACATATATAAATTGTATATACATAATTCATACACATATAGACATTGTATATACATcatacattatatatatacataatacATACAATATATATAAGGTATATACATCATGCATATATACACCGTACACataatatacaatatatatatatatatatatacacgtgAAAGGGATATACTATTTTTTGTGCTTTTTAATTAAGTattgtatattttattatataagtAATAGCTATTAATTTATATGAAAATATATGTTGACATGATAATTAGAAAATTTGTTTTATCTTTAATAAAATCCAAAATCAACAGTAGTTTTGATGATGAGTAACATTGTATAAATAATTGTTGTTATTCTTTTAATGATTAATTTAATGTTGGATATATGAGTATTAGAATTTGCTTACGTTTATTTATATGCTTTGATATATACTTtaattaaaaacattttcatGAAATGTCAGATTTATTTTGTAAAACAAAGCTGTATATTAGAAGAGAAGTGAGTAATGATAAAAATTATGTCCATCACCTATTTAAGTAATAATtcctattttaaaaaatattttatttttaataattttaatttatatgtaATGAAATTTGAAATGGTTCATCGTGATACAACACACCATTCTAAGACACAAAACCAATTATTACTGTATCACCATTTGGACAACCTAAATAGaataaacaatttaaaaaaggTTGGATAACTACGAACAcagtcaatttttttttttccatttttcttatATAAATACACATCTTTccttttatttcatttcatttctcaTTTGAAAAGTGAAAAATGAATATTGCCAAACAAGTTCTTTTACTCATTTTGATATTCACTTGTTCAGTTGTTTTGGTTTATGGTGTATGAATGGTGATCGATATGAATTCTTTTTAATGGTCCAATTGTGAAGGTCGGCCAAATGTAACAAAGTGGATGTGAAGTGTCATGTTACTAAACCAAAATTTATACAATCATGGGGTACAGGTAGTTAGAAGCTCGTATTATTGGGTTTGATGCCTATAAGGTTAGGTATTTTTATcctattgtctttttttttttatttataactCTAACCTACTTCATCTCTTCTATTGTTTCTTAAACTCTTTTTACATAGTTTTTCTACCTAATTTTTAAAGTTCATTATATTTTTCTTCCTGCCATTTTCacaaatatcaaattttatatCTATTCAAAAAGTATTATtaccatatatataattttcaaaCTAAATAGTTTGATTAtgttattttctaaaatttaaatctttttctcatattattactttttaaaataatttaagtaAAATGCACATATATTCCTTAGTTGTAAATTGTAATCgtgaagaaattaaattaattaatcatatttaaCTATCAAAATAGCCATGGATGataatatatttcatattttaaaGAGTGATTCTAATTTTATATAGATTAATACACGGTTACCGCAACTCAGTAAATATTGGCCGGACATAGTGAAGGAGAAATACCTTGCTTTTTGTAAGCATGAGTGGGAAAAACGTTTAAATTCTCTTTTCGacatatttcaatattttgagctTGCTTTAAATATTCGAAAGCATAAAAACTACAATCTATTGGGCATATTGAACAATGTTGGACTCAACACCACCACCTCCGATTTTCACACTACACTGAAATTGTCATTGAGCAATATAACACTAACGGTCCAACTGAAAACAATCAACCATGGGAGATAGTTTTGTTGATAATCTTCTTTCCCATACAATTAAGGATTTTATATGGCACCATCAACAAAATTTGGCTATTTAATAAACCAgctaaaaaatatatttttttaattaattagattatgTTTGTTTAGTAGTAGTTAAATACAGTACTATTTACCTTACTCTTATATAAGTATTGTAGTGGAAGTTTGGCGAAGTAATGTAATGTTTATAATATTATTGTGTTAATCAATGCATatactatttttttcttttagctaGTAGCTATTGATATATGTCAATTAGTTATGATTTATAACCAAAATAAGCAATGATCTGTGGTCATTCCTTTCTTAATTGAATAAATTCTTTTCTTTAAGGAGATAATAATATGTAATGAAAGAAATTTGGTGTACCGTACCCTCTCATTTATTTCCTTAATTTCCATTATTCCTTCGATTTCAATTTAATTGACAATAatcttttatttcttaaaaaaatatgcTTTTTAATTGCGGtgtaatatataaaaataaattataagttaattttaaaaactatatttcttttatatttttcttgaaaCAGCTTTTATCTTGTCATGGTTTTATGGCACCCTTATTTTATCTTGAAACCAAATTTCATCTTGTTCTCCATCAATTTCATCCACTTTAAAAAAACATTACAAAGTGCATCAAAAGAGACCTCTCAATCAAACTCatattttgtttagaaaaaacTTGGGGGTTTAATATAGGGAACAAAAAGATTCAAAATCCATTAAATGTATTGTTAATAACATTCCTGATGCTGGGGCAAACTCGGTCATATGTACATTAGAAGATAAATGACTCTTATTCCTGTCTCAAAAATCAAAAACCCATATTTAGTCCCCAATCCCATAGAAGCCAAAATTGCACATAGAAAACCAATAGTCTAAAAGAATCGTTTCTCGGACATAATATTTCTTCTAAATCCATTTatgcttctttatttctttctttctctctttccaCATGTTGATTATGGAATTTTAATTTTCGTTCCAATCATTACAACATTGTTTGTTTCAACCATGAATCGCTACAACATGGTTTAagctttttaaaaaaactaccTTGATTTTAAAATATGAGTAATAAAGTGGATAGCAAAACATAAATATTTATTGGAGAAAGCAATGTTTATAAGCATATGGTATGATTTTTCtcaaaataatgataataataataagcaaTATGGTAGGATTAGAATAATTTGTTTTCCTTTCAAGTTTTAAATCTTAAACAATTTCTTCAATCAACCGTTTGAGATTCCGATGAGACGAACCACCTTCTTCTACAGCTCTCTTCGCCATTTCAGCAAGCTTTTTGGATCTCTGTTTCATCTCTTCTTTGTTTTCTCCATCCATCACCCTTTCAATGGCTTCTCTCACTTCTTCTCTCTTCACCATCACCTCTTTCTCCGCTTCTTCTCCCCAATGCAAAGCTGTTTCCTCCCCCACACTTACACCCACCTTCAAAACCTCCACAATTAGCTTTGCATTGAACACTTGATCTGCAAACAACGGCCATGTGATCATCGGCACGCCGGCTGCAATCCCTTCAATGCTCGAATTCCAACCGCAATGCGTTAAAAAGCCTCCAATTGCTGAGTGCGACAGTATCGCAACTTGGGGAGCCCAACCACGAATCACAAGGCCCCATCTTTCAGTTTTCCTCTCAAAATCATATTCCATTATCCATCTCTGTAATTCCTCTGTGAGGTTTCCTTTTCTTATGACCCAAATAAACGGCTTCTTCGATGCTTCCAAACCCAAACCGAGTTCTACGAGTTGGGGTGTGCTTAAATTGCAGAGGCTTCCCATGGAGACGTAAACCACTGAAGATGGTTGCTGCCCGTTAAGCCATTTAATGCATTCATCTTTATGGATTGAGGATTTCTCGCCTCTTTCGGCTTTGTCGAGTTTATTGTCGTTGCAAAGCGAAAGTGGGCCGACGCACCAAACTTTTTGTGGCAAGTCTCTGTTTTTTCTGTACTCTGCCACATACTCTGCCTCCATCTCCTCAAACACATTCAAAATAACACCGTGAGAAAGCCGATCGGCCTCTACCATCTCATAACTCAACTTACCCATTTCTTCATTTTTCACTCTAGACAACTGGGATTTCCGAATCTCAACTGGATCGGGTAAGTCAGATAAAGTCAAGAATTCAGAATCAGAGATGGAGGTCACAAGAGAATGATTTGTTTTCAAACTCCGCATACAGAGAAGGAAGAAACAGCTCAAACTGTAGAAAACTAGCCTTGGAATTTGATGATTCTGAGCAAGTCGTAGAGTCCAAGGGAGGCACATATCGGAGATTATGCAACTTGGACGAGGGCAGAGTTGCTGTAATAACTTTTCCGATGGTTCGTAAAGAAGAGAGGTTGCCCTGCAAAAGGCGGACATGGAAGAAGAAAGATGTAAAGGTAGCAAGTCCAAATTTTCGCACCCTTCAGGAAGACCGACTTGGGTGGATGGGAATGGTAGAAGAGCCACATGGATTTGTAAGCCAGAATGGGTGGCGCGAGCAAGAACAGAGTGGTAACGATCAGCGTTGTGGGGGGTGGTAACGATGGTTATTATGAATCCATGGTGGGCGAGAAGCTTGGCGAGGTCAATCATGGGGATCATGTGGCCTTGAGCCATGAAGGGGAAGAGAAGAATGTAAGTGGAAGCCATGAGAGAGTGGGGTGGAAGCAGTGCAGAAGGCGGCTCCGGTTTTGAAGAAGTCGATTGTCAAAGATTTG encodes:
- the LOC103486529 gene encoding UDP-glycosyltransferase 73C3-like, encoding MASTYILLFPFMAQGHMIPMIDLAKLLAHHGFIITIVTTPHNADRYHSVLARATHSGLQIHVALLPFPSTQVGLPEGCENLDLLPLHLSSSMSAFCRATSLLYEPSEKLLQQLCPRPSCIISDMCLPWTLRLAQNHQIPRLVFYSLSCFFLLCMRSLKTNHSLVTSISDSEFLTLSDLPDPVEIRKSQLSRVKNEEMGKLSYEMVEADRLSHGVILNVFEEMEAEYVAEYRKNRDLPQKVWCVGPLSLCNDNKLDKAERGEKSSIHKDECIKWLNGQQPSSVVYVSMGSLCNLSTPQLVELGLGLEASKKPFIWVIRKGNLTEELQRWIMEYDFERKTERWGLVIRGWAPQVAILSHSAIGGFLTHCGWNSSIEGIAAGVPMITWPLFADQVFNAKLIVEVLKVGVSVGEETALHWGEEAEKEVMVKREEVREAIERVMDGENKEEMKQRSKKLAEMAKRAVEEGGSSHRNLKRLIEEIV
- the LOC103487137 gene encoding UDP-glycosyltransferase 73C11-like, with the protein product MDSHTHGTPHFLLFPFMAQGHMIPMIDLAKLLACRGAIITIVTTPLNSARFHSVLTRAIDSGHQIHVHELQFPSHQETGLPEGCENVDLLPSLASLSQFYQAISLLHQPSEKLFEQLTPRPNCIISDMCIPWTFEISQKFHVPRLVFYSLSCFFLLCMRSLTTNFEFLKSMPDSEFLTLPGLPSHVKFRRSKIFTSTDDYLIQFSLRMWEADRQSYGVIVNVFEEMEPEHVTEYIKGRESPEKVWCVGPLSLSNDNELDKAERGNKAIIDGHECIKWMDEQKPSSVVYVSLGSLCNLCTEQIKELGLGLEASNKPFIWVIRKANLTEELLKWMDEYEFEEKTKGRGLVIRGWAPQVLILSHSAIGCFLTHCGWNSSVEGISAGVPMITWPLFADQLYNHKFIVEILKVGVSVGEETEGDLGGVGKVVVKREKVKEAIEMVMDGDDSEEMRKRCKEYSEKAKKAVEEGGSSHRNLNRLVEDITAHAFAYGNENGNGSC